A genomic segment from Malaclemys terrapin pileata isolate rMalTer1 chromosome 1, rMalTer1.hap1, whole genome shotgun sequence encodes:
- the OBI1 gene encoding ORC ubiquitin ligase 1, with translation MAQNVQNVTLSLTLPITCHICLGKVRHPVICVNNHVFCSICIDVWLKNNSQCPACRIPITPDNPCKEIIGGTSESEPIFSPTVRKHLRKTRLELLHKEYEDEIESLQKEVEELRGKNLSLEAQLKTVLDPGALGLCNTHEESHRSTDEASRAGPETVEEWTKKLKAANDLYEKVKDDVEKLKEANKKLRLENGGLVRENLRLKAEVDSRSPQKFGRFTAAALQSKVEQCERETNRLKKALERSDKYIEELEGQLTQLKGSSGETQNVSTVSERALFTDHKGSESSEEDIASLKSQVERLEKKTLTTSQSPDNLEQLSGNGLLDSDGACSNSASQDSSNGPVTHSRPTNKELFSGCQEVLLDIAATNMDACLESQWDKGEDCAPYKDEELYELPAPCTPSLSLSCLQLNTPDIKESPLVKQESTGKPSAFLRKLEFDDFCDTSDDCNKDSPEHSASPCNSQKKVTCFTSAKPVFWNSCSTNYAENLDFEGSEQNTITSHSGEPSAKSSDKHELLLSKRLHTIRSSEMNRTRTSSEASMDAAYLDKISELDSMMSESDNSKSPYYNFKSSELENPSKSTQCSELLNESDKKLEERNKQNSVKCPESSEQLVDWKPATFSILSPSGLEMNEHFPLFSGRNSETSEIKPQNCLFQREFSQSFLFSNSQRLFEEQKLGSSIFKVSSEIHNLHNQLQSPWASSFIPEKKHKSVNQSTKRKIQSSLSSASPSKTTKN, from the exons ATGGCTCAGAACGTTCAGAATGTGACATTGTCTCTGACGCTGCCCATCACCTGCCACATTTGCCTGGGAAAG GTCCGCCATCCGGTCATCTGTGTCAACAACCACGTGTTCTGCTCCATTTGTATTGATGTGTGGTTGAAGAACAATAGTCAGTGTCCGGCTTGTAGGATCCCTATCACCCCTGACAATCCCTGCAAGGAGATTATAG GAGGAACAAGTGAAAGTGAGCCTATATTTAGTCCTACAGTCAGAAAACATCTTCGTAAAACCAGACTTGAACTGCTCCACAAAGAATATGAG GATGAAATAGAATCCTTGCAGAAAGAAGTGGAAGAGCTAAGAGGTAAAAACCTTAGCTTGGAAGCGCAGCTGAAAACGGTTCTGGATCCTGGGGCCTTGGGTCTGTGTAACACACATGAAGAAAGTCATCGGTCTACAGATGAGGCGAGCCGAGCTGGCCCAGAAACTGTAGAAGAATGGACCAAGAAACTTAAAGCTGCTAATGATCTATATGAGAAAGTGAAAGATGATGTGGAAAAGTTAAAGGAG gcaaataAGAAACTGAGACTGGAAAATGGTGGCCTTGTGAGAGAGAATTTGCGACTGAAGGCTGAAGTTGATAGTAGATCACCTCAAAA GTTTGGTAGATTTACGGCAGCTGCACTTCAGTCCAAAGTAGAGCAATGTGAACGTGAAACGAACCGTCTGAAAAAAGCACTGGAAAGAAGTGACAAGTACATAGAAGAACTGGAGGGTCAGCTTACTCAGCTGAAAGGATCAAGTGGAGAAACCCAAAATGTGAGTACTGTTAGTGAGAGAGCACTTTTCACAGATCATAAAGGAAGTGAAAGCAGTGAAGAAGACATTGCATCATTGAAAAGCCAAGTAGAAAGACTAGAGAAAAAGACTTTAACTACCAGCCAAAGTCCTGACAATCTTGAGCAATTGTCAGGTAATGGACTCTTAGATAGTGATGGCGCTTGCTCAAACTCTGCTAGTCAAGACAGTTCAAATGGGCCAGTCACACACAGTCGTCCGACAAACAAAGAACTATTTTCAGGGTGCCAGGAAGTTCTCCTGGATATAGCTGCTACAAATATGGATGCCTGCTTAGAATCACAGTGGGATAAAGGTGAGGATTGTGCACCATATAAAGATGAAGAACTTTATGAGCTTCCAGCACCATGTACACCTTCTTTGTCTCTCAGTTGTCTCCAGTTGAACACCCCTGATATCAAAGAGAGTCCTCTCGTAAAACAGGAGAGTACGGGGAAGCCATCTGCCTTTCTAAGGAAACTGGAGTTTGATGATTTTTGTGACACTTCAGATGATTGCAACAAAGATTCTCCAGAACATAGTGCAAGCCCCTGCAACAGCCAGAAGAAGGTGACTTGTTTTACTTCAGCAAAGCCAGTGTTTTGGAATAGCTGCTCAACAAACTATGCTGAGAACTTAGATTTTGAAGGTTCAGAGCAAAACACAATTACTAGTCATTCAGGAGAGCCATCGGCAAAGTCCAGCGATAAGCATGAACTTCTTTTATCTAAAAGATTACATACTATCCGCTCTTCAGAAATGAACCGCACAAGAACATCCAGTGAAGCATCCATGGATGCTGCTTACCTTGATAAAATTTCTGAACTGGACTCCATGATGTCCGAATCTGACAATAGCAAGAGTCCCTACTACAACTTTAAGTCCTCTGAGCTTGAGAATCCTTCAAAATCAACACAGTGTTCTGAACTCCTGAATGAATCAGATAAGAAGCTGGAAGAAAGgaacaaacaaaacagtgtaaaatgtCCTGAATCAAGTGAGCAATTGGTAGATTGGAAACCTGCTACATTTTCAATCCTCTCTCCATCTGGACTAGAGATGAATGAACACTTCCCATTGTTTTCAGGCCGAAATTCAGAAACTAGCGAAATCAAACCTCAGAACTGTTTATTTCAAAGAGAGTTTTCCCAAAGTTTTCTTTTCAGTAACTCGCAAAGGCTATTTGAAGAACAAAAGTTGGGTTCCTCTATTTTTAAGGTGTCATCTGAGATTCATAATCTTCACAACCAACTTCAGTCTCCTTGGGCTTCTTCCTTTATTCCTGAAAAGAAACATAAGAGTGTCAATCAGTCGACCaaaagaaaaattcaaagcaGCCTTTCTAGTGCTAGTCCCTCAAAAACTACTAAAAACTAA
- the POU4F1 gene encoding POU domain, class 4, transcription factor 1 isoform X1, translating to MMSMNSKQPHFAMHPTLPEHKYPSLHSSSEAIRRACLPTPPLQSNIFASLDETLLARAEALAAVDIAVSQGKSHPFKPDATYHTMNSVPCTSTSTVPLAHHHHHHHHHHQALEPGDLLDHITSPSLALMAGGGGHEGAGGGGGGGGGGGGGGGGGGGGGGLISTSAHPHSHMHGLGHLSHPAAMNMPSGLPHPGLVAAHHGAAGQVASAVVGAAGLASICDSDTDPRELEAFAERFKQRRIKLGVTQADVGSALANLKIPGVGSLSQSTICRFESLTLSHNNMIALKPILQAWLEEAEGAQREKMNKPELFNGGEKKRKRTSIAAPEKRSLEAYFAVQPRPSSEKIAAIAEKLDLKKNVVRVWFCNQRQKQKRMKFSATY from the exons ATGATGTCCATGAACAGCAAACAGCCGCATTTTGCCATGCATCCCACCCTACCTGAACACAAGTACCCCTCGCTGCACTCCAGCTCGGAAGCAATAAGAAGAGCCTGTCTACCAACTCCACCG TTGCAGAGCAATATCTTCGCCAGCCTGGATGAGACCCTGCTGGCCCGGGCCGAGGCTCTGGCGGCCGTCGACATCGCCGTGTCCCAGGGCAAGAGCCACCCGTTCAAGCCGGACGCCACCTACCACACCATGAACAGCGTGCCGTGCACCTCCACCTCCACCGTGCCGCTGgcgcaccaccaccaccaccaccaccatcaccaccaggcGCTGGAGCCCGGGGACCTGCTGGACCACATCACCTCCCCGTCGCTGGCGCTCATggccggcggcggggggcacgaaGGGGCCGGCGGGGGCGGAGGAGGCggcggaggaggagggggaggcggcggaggcggcggcggcggggggggcttGATCTCCACCTCGGCCCATCCCCACTCGCACATGCACGGCCTGGGCCACCTGTCGCACCCGGCCGCCATGAACATGCCCTCGGGCCTGCCCCATCCGGGGCTGGTGGCCGCTCACCACGGCGCGGCGGGGCAGGTGGCCTCGGCGGTGGTGGGGGCGGCCGGCCTGGCCTCCATCTGCGACTCGGACACGGACCCCCGCGAGCTGGAGGCCTTCGCCGAGCGCTTCAAGCAGCGGCGGATCAAGCTGGGCGTGACCCAGGCCGACGTGGGCTCGGCCCTAGCCAACCTGAAGATCCCGGGCGTGGGCTCGCTGAGCCAGAGCACCATCTGCCGCTTCGAGTCGCTCACCCTGTCCCACAACAACATGATCGCGCTCAAGCCCATCCTGcaggcctggctggaggaggccGAGGGCGCCCAGCGCGAGAAAATGAACAAGCCCGAGCTCTTCAACGGGGGCGAGAAGAAGCGCAAGCGGACTTCCATCGCCGCCCCGGAGAAGCGCTCCCTGGAGGCGTACTTCGCCGTGCAGCCCCGGCCCTCCTCCGAGAAGATCGCCGCCATCGCCGAGAAATTGGACCTGAAAAAGAACGTGGTGCGGGTTTGGTTTTGCAACCAGAGACAGAAGCAAAAAAGGATGAAATTTTCCGCCACCTACTAA
- the POU4F1 gene encoding POU domain, class 4, transcription factor 1 isoform X2, translating to MMSMNSKQPHFAMHPTLPEHKYPSLHSSSEAIRRACLPTPPLQSNIFASLDETLLARAEALAAVDIAVSQGKSHPFKPDATYHTMNSVPCTSTSTVPLAHHHHHHHHHHQALEPGDLLDHITSPSLALMAGGGGGGGLISTSAHPHSHMHGLGHLSHPAAMNMPSGLPHPGLVAAHHGAAGQVASAVVGAAGLASICDSDTDPRELEAFAERFKQRRIKLGVTQADVGSALANLKIPGVGSLSQSTICRFESLTLSHNNMIALKPILQAWLEEAEGAQREKMNKPELFNGGEKKRKRTSIAAPEKRSLEAYFAVQPRPSSEKIAAIAEKLDLKKNVVRVWFCNQRQKQKRMKFSATY from the exons ATGATGTCCATGAACAGCAAACAGCCGCATTTTGCCATGCATCCCACCCTACCTGAACACAAGTACCCCTCGCTGCACTCCAGCTCGGAAGCAATAAGAAGAGCCTGTCTACCAACTCCACCG TTGCAGAGCAATATCTTCGCCAGCCTGGATGAGACCCTGCTGGCCCGGGCCGAGGCTCTGGCGGCCGTCGACATCGCCGTGTCCCAGGGCAAGAGCCACCCGTTCAAGCCGGACGCCACCTACCACACCATGAACAGCGTGCCGTGCACCTCCACCTCCACCGTGCCGCTGgcgcaccaccaccaccaccaccaccatcaccaccaggcGCTGGAGCCCGGGGACCTGCTGGACCACATCACCTCCCCGTCGCTGGCGCTCATggccg gcggcggcggcggggggggcttGATCTCCACCTCGGCCCATCCCCACTCGCACATGCACGGCCTGGGCCACCTGTCGCACCCGGCCGCCATGAACATGCCCTCGGGCCTGCCCCATCCGGGGCTGGTGGCCGCTCACCACGGCGCGGCGGGGCAGGTGGCCTCGGCGGTGGTGGGGGCGGCCGGCCTGGCCTCCATCTGCGACTCGGACACGGACCCCCGCGAGCTGGAGGCCTTCGCCGAGCGCTTCAAGCAGCGGCGGATCAAGCTGGGCGTGACCCAGGCCGACGTGGGCTCGGCCCTAGCCAACCTGAAGATCCCGGGCGTGGGCTCGCTGAGCCAGAGCACCATCTGCCGCTTCGAGTCGCTCACCCTGTCCCACAACAACATGATCGCGCTCAAGCCCATCCTGcaggcctggctggaggaggccGAGGGCGCCCAGCGCGAGAAAATGAACAAGCCCGAGCTCTTCAACGGGGGCGAGAAGAAGCGCAAGCGGACTTCCATCGCCGCCCCGGAGAAGCGCTCCCTGGAGGCGTACTTCGCCGTGCAGCCCCGGCCCTCCTCCGAGAAGATCGCCGCCATCGCCGAGAAATTGGACCTGAAAAAGAACGTGGTGCGGGTTTGGTTTTGCAACCAGAGACAGAAGCAAAAAAGGATGAAATTTTCCGCCACCTACTAA